The following proteins come from a genomic window of Tindallia californiensis:
- a CDS encoding TrpB-like pyridoxal phosphate-dependent enzyme: MKNVPYRIYLDEKELPKKWYNIQADMPVKCQPALNPQTHKPIGPEELSAIFPMELIKQEVTQERYIDIPEEVQEMYRSFRPAPLCRAYRLEEALGTPAKIYYKYEGTTPSGSHKMNTAIPQVYYNKKEGITRLATETGAGQWGSALSIASQMFGLECMVYMVKVSYEQKPYRKSLMQTYGAKVTPSPSEYTKAGREILKKDPESLGSLGIAISEAVEDAASRKDTSYALGSVLNHVILHQTIIGEEAIKQMEKIDEYPDMVIGCCGGGSNFAGISFPFMRDKIADKRKTRFIAVEPAACPTLTKGKFSYDFGDTAKMAPITMMYTLGHDFVPEGIHAGGLRYHGESPLVSQLYHDGFIEGRSVHQTKVFEAAIQFARAEAILPAPESAHAIQVAIEEAKKCKETGEEKTILFALSGHGHFDLAAYEAYLSGKIGDVEYTDDMLAEGLKCVPSIECPSI; encoded by the coding sequence ATGAAAAATGTTCCCTATCGAATTTACCTTGATGAAAAGGAGTTGCCTAAAAAATGGTACAACATTCAGGCGGATATGCCGGTGAAGTGTCAGCCAGCCCTAAATCCTCAAACTCATAAACCGATTGGACCAGAAGAGTTATCGGCAATTTTTCCAATGGAACTAATCAAACAAGAAGTAACGCAGGAACGCTATATCGATATTCCGGAAGAAGTACAAGAAATGTATCGCTCTTTCAGACCAGCACCTCTCTGTAGAGCTTATAGATTAGAAGAGGCACTAGGAACACCGGCTAAAATTTATTATAAATATGAAGGGACAACTCCTTCTGGAAGTCATAAAATGAACACGGCTATTCCTCAAGTATACTATAATAAAAAAGAGGGAATCACCAGGTTGGCAACAGAAACCGGTGCAGGGCAATGGGGTTCTGCTTTAAGTATTGCGTCACAAATGTTCGGCTTGGAATGCATGGTATATATGGTGAAGGTAAGTTATGAACAAAAACCATACCGCAAATCCTTGATGCAGACGTATGGAGCAAAGGTAACACCAAGTCCCAGTGAATATACAAAAGCCGGGCGGGAAATACTGAAAAAAGATCCCGAATCCCTGGGAAGCCTTGGTATCGCTATTAGTGAAGCGGTAGAAGATGCAGCATCCAGAAAAGACACCAGTTATGCCTTGGGGAGTGTTTTGAACCATGTTATTTTACATCAGACCATTATTGGTGAAGAAGCCATAAAACAAATGGAAAAAATTGATGAGTACCCAGACATGGTGATAGGCTGTTGCGGTGGAGGCAGTAATTTTGCGGGAATATCTTTTCCATTTATGAGAGATAAGATCGCAGACAAAAGAAAAACTCGATTTATAGCCGTTGAACCGGCTGCTTGCCCTACCTTGACGAAAGGAAAATTCTCATACGATTTTGGAGATACGGCAAAAATGGCTCCTATTACAATGATGTATACTCTGGGCCATGATTTTGTTCCAGAAGGCATTCATGCTGGTGGACTTCGATATCATGGAGAATCACCGCTGGTAAGTCAGCTTTACCATGATGGATTTATCGAAGGAAGATCGGTTCATCAAACAAAAGTATTTGAAGCAGCTATTCAATTTGCAAGAGCAGAGGCAATATTACCGGCGCCAGAATCAGCTCATGCTATACAGGTGGCGATTGAAGAAGCAAAGAAATGTAAAGAAACAGGTGAAGAAAAAACGATTCTTTTTGCGTTAAGCGGTCACGGTCATTTTGATTTAGCTGCCTACGAAGCCTATCTTTCCGGAAAAATAGGCGATGTGGAGTATACGGATGATATGTTGGCGGAAGGACTAAAATGCGTACCATCTATTGAATGCCCGTCCATTTAA